A genome region from Magnolia sinica isolate HGM2019 chromosome 8, MsV1, whole genome shotgun sequence includes the following:
- the LOC131253007 gene encoding uncharacterized protein LOC131253007, with the protein MEGMASVWGYQQSVEELQHTLLYTKLELESTVMAAKEEKRRNEEHVNQLLKLLNVAFQERDEAKNQLQRLLNKIMQSSSREPSCILPILQPESPSPIIPTKGNSSITESDSLSETYNRQSHVSSPVDSFFDGVSSNPSPDLSNINVADSSNIGLPNHPLLPEYNGTSSMGIISSEMSQIDPASAIIDQLAMKKPLPKKGKLLQAVMEAGPLLQTLLVAGPLPQWRNPPPVQSFQIPPVSIKGPEPTPILQKPIINPTFPVQSSTSMSCHENPNRASQVHSTAMLNFSSAVGPCMKKRAFLPSIGGNGLLVDQSLTGKCQRIQ; encoded by the exons ATGGAAGGAATGGCTTCTGTATGGGGTTATCAACAG AGTGTCGAGGAGTTGCAACATACGCTTCTTTACACCAAGTTGGAATTAGAATCAACAGTGATGGCCGCaaaggaagagaagagaagaaacgaAGAGCATGTGAACCAGTTACTTAAGCTCTTGAATGTAGCCTTCCAAGAACGAGACGAAGCAAAGAATCAATTGCAGAGATTGCttaacaagataatgcaatcgAGCTCTAGAGAACCCAGCTGCATTCTTCCGATTCTTCAACCCGAGAGCCCGTCACCGATCATACCAACCAAAGGAAATTCGAGCATCACGGAATCTGACAGCTTATCTGAGACTTACAATCGTCAATCCCATGTTTCGTCCCCTGTAGACTCCTTTTTCGATGGGGTTTCCTCGAACCCCTCACCCGACCTTTCGAACATAAACGTGGCCGACTCAAGTAATATAGGATTGCCAAATCACCCATTACTCCCAGAATATAATGGGACATCATCTATGGGAATTATCTCGTCTGAAATGTCTCAGATTGATCCAGCTTCTGCAATTATCGATCAGCTCGCAATGAAGAAACCATTGCCCAAGAAAGGGAAGTTGTTGCAGGCTGTAATGGAAGCCGGCCCACTGCTGCAGACGCTTCTCGTGGCTGGACCGCTTCCTCAATGGCGCAATCCGCCACCGGTGCAATCATTTCAAATCCCACCCGTTTCAATCAAAGGCCCTGAACCAACACCTATTCTTCAGAAACCAATCATAAATCCTACTTTTCCTGTTCAAAGTTCTACTTCCATGTCTTGTCATgaaaatccaaaccgtgcatctcaGGTGCATTCTACGGCTATGTTGAACTTTTCAAGCGCGGTGGGCCCGTGCATGAAGAAGAGAGCATTCTTACCTTCTATTGGTGGTAATGGTTTATTGGTTGATCAAAGCTTGACTGGTAAATGTCAAAGGATTCAATGA